A stretch of the Rosa rugosa chromosome 5, drRosRugo1.1, whole genome shotgun sequence genome encodes the following:
- the LOC133709582 gene encoding pentatricopeptide repeat-containing protein At2g35030, mitochondrial-like translates to MTHVMNRARLPLLSFGQALRTPRLAYHSMTQKASPRITMPDRDYSASSDVAKSNWLITKLSRDAKVGEARQVFDQMPERDVVTWTTVITAYIKCGMVEEARRLFDRPDAEKNVITWTALVGGYIRLRRIEEAEWLFYQMPVRNVVSWNTMIDGYARSGQVDQALELFERMPERNVVSWNTVLTALAQCGRIEEARRLFGLMPERDVISWTAMVAGFSRNGRIDEAREVFDRMPRRNVVSWNAMITGYAQNGRLEEALELFERMPERDMPSWNTMVTGFIQNGDLKRAWDLFIQMPQKNVISWTTMITGYVQDGRNEDALMIFSKMVADNGVRPNQGTFVSILSACSNLAGLCEGRQIHQMITKTVYQECVHLVSALINMYSKCGELVSARKMFEDGSTIHRDFISWNGMIAAYAHHGCGIEAINLYNEMRQLGCKPDDVTYVGLLSACSHAGLVEEGLNLFDELLRDGSIQVREDHYTCLVDLCGRAGRLKEAVDILEKLGTNPSASNWGALLAGCIDHRNMDTGKLAAEKLLNEGPDDAGSYSLLWNFYARSGNWREAAKMRIKIKEKGLKKQPGCSWIEVGNMVHVFVVSDKSHCQSQLIYSALNDLHKQMKKIGYIPNNDLNVDEDFSVT, encoded by the coding sequence ATGACACATGTTATGAACAGAGCCAGATTACCACTCTTGAGTTTTGGTCAAGCTCTCCGTACTCCCAGACTTGCATACCACTCCATGACCCAGAAAGCCTCACCCAGAATCACAATGCCGGACAGAGACTACAGTGCCAGCTCCGACGTGGCCAAGTCCAACTGGCTGATCACGAAGCTCAGCAGAGACGCCAAAGTTGGAGAAGCCCGCCAAGTGTTCGACCAAATGCCTGAGAGAGACGTGGTGACGTGGACGACGGTGATCACGGCGTACATCAAGTGCGGGATGGTGGAGGAGGCCAGGAGGCTGTTTGATAGACCCGATGCTGAGAAGAATGTCATCACTTGGACTGCCTTGGTTGGCGGGTATATAAGGCTGAGGCGGATTGAGGAGGCTGAGTGGTTGTTCTATCAAATGCCGGTGAGGAATGTGGTTTCTTGGAACACTATGATTGATGGGTACGCGAGGAGCGGGCAGGTTGATCAGGCGTTGGAGTTGTTTGAGAGGATGCCGGAGAGGAATGTGGTTTCTTGGAACACGGTTTTGACGGCTCTGGCACAATGCGGGAGGATTGAGGAGGCCAGGAGGCTGTTTGGTTTGATGCCGGAAAGGGATGTTATTTCGTGGACCGCAATGGTTGCGGGGTTTTCAAGAAATGGCAGGATCGATGaagctagagaagtttttgatagGATGCCGAGAAGGAATGTGGTCTCGTGGAATGCAATGATCACGGGTTATGCTCAGAATGGGAGGCTGGAGGAGGCTCTTGAACTTTTTGAGAGGATGCCGGAGAGGGACATGCCTTCGTGGAATACGATGGTTACTGGCTTTATTCAGAATGGGGATTTAAAGCGGGCGTGGGACTTGTTTATTCAAATGCCACAGAAGAATGTCATATCATGGACTACAATGATCACTGGGTATGTACAAGATGGGAGAAATGAAGATGCATTGATGATCTTTTCGAAAATGGTGGCTGATAATGGGGTGAGACCTAATCAGGGAACTTTTGTCAGTATCTTGAGTGCTTGTAGTAACTTAGCTGGTCTTTGTGAGGGACGTCAAATACATCAGATGATAACTAAAACAGTTTATCAGGAATGTGTACATTTGGTGTCTGCACTCATAAACATGTATTCAAAATGTGGTGAGTTAGTCTCTGCTAGGAAGATGTTTGAAGATGGATCGACAATCCATAGGGATTTTATCTCCTGGAATGGAATGATTGCAGCCTATGCACATCATGGATGTGGTATTGAGGCAATTAACTTGTATAATGAAATGCGGCAATTGGGGTGCAAACCTGATGATGTTACTTATGTGGGGCTTCTTTCTGCATGCAGCCATGCTGGTTTGGTGGAGGAGGGACTAAATCTTTTTGATGAGCTTCTTAGAGATGGGTCAATACAAGTGAGGGAAGATCACTACACTTGCTTAGTTGATCTTTGTGGTCGAGCAGGGAGGCTGAAGGAGGCTGTTGATATCCTCGAGAAGCTTGGGACCAACCCATCAGCATCTAATTGGGGGGCTCTTCTTGCTGGATGTATCGATCATCGTAACATGGATACTGGGAAGCTAGCTGCAGAGAAGCTTTTAAATGAGGGGCCAGATGATGCAGGAAGTTACTCGTTGTTGTGGAACTTTTATGCTAGATCTGGTAATTGGAGAGAAGCTGCAAAGATGAGGATTAAAATTAAAGAGAAGGGGTTGAAAAAGCAGCCTGGTTGCAGTTGGATAGAAGTCGGAAATATGGTGCATGTGTTTGTGGTCAGTGACAAGTCTCATTGCCAATCGCAACTTATATATTCTGCACTTAACGATTTACATAAACAAATGAAGAAGATTGGCTACATACCAAACAATGATTTGAATGTAGATGAAGATTTTTCAGTTACATAA